The sequence AGTATTTCGCGGGAATTACATATCGTAATGGGGAGTATGGGCAGATCGAGTTCCCTGGAAATTACGAAGGCCCCTCTCTTGAACATGCCGATTTCTCCGTTCCGGCTCCTGGTGCCTTCGGGGAGCATTACTATTGAGGTCCCCTTCACGAGTTTCCTCTTTGTCGTTTCGAGGGTATCCTTCAGCGCTTCAGGGCTGGAACGGTCGATATAGATATTGCCTCCCACCTCGCCGGCGAAGCCGAACACGGGAACCTTGCGCAGCTCCATCTTCATGACCCACTTGATGTCGATTCCCAGCCAGCCGTAGAGAACGAGAATATCATAGTTGCTCTGATGATTGGCCACAACCATATAAGAACGGTTCCGGTCAATATTCTCTTTACCGGTGACATCGACAGCGATGGGCGTGAAAATGGCGGAGAAACGGGACCACCAGACACCGGTGGTCTTGTGGGCGATACGGTCGTTGGTCAGGAAGGCTATGATGACCCCGAGGAAGACAAAGACACAGGTCCCTATCAGAAAGAGGGGCATGAAGAAGAGCCATTTATATGGCTGGTACAATATATAGAGGAACCGGTTTCTCGTCTTTGCTCCCATTCTTTACACACCAGTACGAAAGGTTTCTTGTGTCTTGATAAATATAGTATAAAAAACAGCCGGGTAAAATAAAAAAGCGAAAATATCAAGGCCCTTGTAAAGGGGCTTTTTCCCGGAAGGAGAATACTTTTCTCAAGGGGAGGACTTCAGTTCAATCCCCGACATGTCCCGGAACTTTTTACTGCAGGGGGGACGCACATTCCTTGATATTTAAGCAAAACGCACAGCGCCCTGCCGGGGGCGAAGACCGGGAACGAGCTTCCCATACCTCGATTCCTCCGCGTCATGCATGCAGGTCCGGCGGGAGCGCCGGACTCCAGCTGACGATGGCACGCCGGTACCGGAATTTCAAGCGCTGTTAGGGTTATCTTCGCCCGGGACTCGAACGGCGGACCCGCGGGAAACGGCGGCGCCCCGAGGAGCCGTCAGACGCACACGGCTATAGACCGACCCCGGAGCGCTGTCTCACGTAATTTATCGCTCGAACACCTTAATCCCGCCGACCATGGTCATTAAAACCTTCATGTCACGCAGCCTGGCGGGATCGCGCAGCGGGTCATCCGACAGAATGATCATATCGGCGTATTTACCGGGCTCGATGGAGCCGAGGTCTTTTTCCAGGAAGTTCTGCCAGGCCGCGTCGATGGTGATGGCGCGAAGCGCGGTCAGCGTGTCGATGCGCTCTTCCGGGCCAAGGCTTTTCCCTCCTGCCGTCAGGCCGTTTACGGCGCTCCAGGCAAGCAGCCAGGGGTCCATCGGAACGACCGGGGTGTCGAGATGGATGGTAAAACGTACTCCCTTTTTTAAAGCTGTCCGCGCCGGGCTGATGCGGGCCGCGCGTTCCGGGCCCAGGAAAATTTCTCGATGGCGGTCGCCCCAGTAATAGACGTGGGCCGGGAAAAACGAGGGGGCATGCCCAGTTTCCCGGCGCGGTCGAGCTGATCGGCCCGCACCGTCTGAGCGTGTACAAAAATCGCGCGCGGGTCAGCCGCCCGATGGGCTTTCTGGGCGGCGGCGAAGGCATCGATGAAAACATCCATGGCGGCGTCGCCGTTGGTGTGGACCGCTATCTGCTGCCGGCCGCATGGTAGCGCATGACCGCCTCACGGAAATGCTTCTCATCGAGCGCGAGGTAGCCCCGAAATCCTTCCACGGACGGGCGATAATAGGGTTTGGACAGGCAGGCGGTGAAGGCCTGGATCGAGCCGTCCAGCACCAGCTTGAACGCTCCCCAGTAGAGGCGCGGTGTGTTCCCGGCTTCGATTTTAGCATCCAGTATATCCTGCGCCACGTCTTCCGCGGGCCAGACAACCAGACGCACCGGAAGGAGGTTCCTCCGGGCAAGAGGAACGATCGACTTGCGGTATTTATCGGTAAGCAGGCCGACCTGGGCCGTGGTCACGCCGACCGAGACATACTGGTGACCGGCTGCCTGCAGCAGGCGAAATGCCTCATGCAGGGGAAACTGCGTCGCCATGGCGGTCAGCTGCTTGGCGGCGGATTCGGCCACATACCCGGTTAAATCCCCGCCAACGGGATCCCGGCCGATTTTCCCTCCCGCGGGGTCGGGCGTCTCTCTGGTGATGCCGGCCAGCGCAAGGGCCATCGAGTTGCCCACCCCCGTGTTAGCGGAGATGTGAAGGACGAAAATCGGATGTTCCATGGAAATCGCATCCAGTTCCGCCCGCGTGGGATATTGTTTTTCGGCGATCATGGTGTCGTCGAAACCGAAGGCCAGGATCCACCGGCCCCGGGGAGTGGCGGCGGCTTTTTCGCGCAGGAGGGCATACCGTTCATCGAGCTTTTTAACGGCCCCGATGGGCGGACTGTTGAAGTCGACGGCCAGAAGACTCAGGCCTGAACCGGGGAAATGACTGTGGGGGTCGATGATGCCCGGCATCATGGTTTTGCCCTTCAGATCGACCACCCTGGTGCCGCTTTCTATGAATTTCCGCGCTTCCGAAACGCTGCCGACCATCAGGATGCGATCCCGCTCCACGACCACCGCCCCGGCGACGGCGCCCCGCGCATCCGTGGTCATGATCCGGCCGTTGATGAATGCCTGCCGGCAGGGCCGATAAACG is a genomic window of Spirochaetota bacterium containing:
- a CDS encoding lysophospholipid acyltransferase family protein; this translates as MGAKTRNRFLYILYQPYKWLFFMPLFLIGTCVFVFLGVIIAFLTNDRIAHKTTGVWWSRFSAIFTPIAVDVTGKENIDRNRSYMVVANHQSNYDILVLYGWLGIDIKWVMKMELRKVPVFGFAGEVGGNIYIDRSSPEALKDTLETTKRKLVKGTSIVMLPEGTRSRNGEIGMFKRGAFVISRELDLPILPITICNSREILPPGTLDLYPGRITMKIHEPVDISKFPGDDMGPLIEHVRSVIKKGLEDSK
- a CDS encoding amidohydrolase family protein; protein product: MTTDARGAVAGAVVVERDRILMVGSVSEARKFIESGTRVVDLKGKTMMPGIIDPHSHFPGSGLSLLAVDFNSPPIGAVKKLDERYALLREKAAATPRGRWILAFGFDDTMIAEKQYPTRAELDAISMEHPIFVLHISANTGVGNSMALALAGITRETPDPAGGKIGRDPVGGDLTGYVAESAAKQLTAMATQFPLHEAFRLLQAAGHQYVSVGVTTAQVGLLTDKYRKSIVPLARRNLLPVRLVVWPAEDVAQDILDAKIEAGNTPRLYWGAFKLVLDGSIQAFTACLSKPYYRPSVEGFRGYLALDEKHFREAVMRYHAAGSR